The proteins below come from a single Branchiostoma floridae strain S238N-H82 chromosome 5, Bfl_VNyyK, whole genome shotgun sequence genomic window:
- the LOC118416045 gene encoding protein artemis-like isoform X1 — protein MSCFGGRMSEYRYLSIDRFDGENLESWAFFLSHAHRDHMVGLDNPGFLSRLKASLKTRLYCSDITKALLLTEKQFKPLEPYIETVTVDTPTSLTVTDEITGKEHSLLVTLLQAGHCPGSVMFLFEGSEGTVLYTGDFRLPVGGAAQFQHLHQGDRLKNIQSLYVDTTFLVPEAKYIPSREDCCTALINVVQSWISRGAHYVVRLNCKAKYGYEYLFIELCRRFDMKVHVNNPSIYQAIPEIFQCLTSDPSETQIHACRWLERYQKGRHPLPCKYRPPPPHELEVMSVTPSTMWFTAYAGPGDVIRKGSRHHHRVCFSFHSSYTEIRDFVGYIRPKTVHANVAPVGTTLEEAEDRLRDLTRSVQPESTLVSYQPLGSLRLQRAALKRKQQEVVHKDDENLFSDDDDTPPLQKRKIFISTKPQIPVEANTSTNGADPISVTNGKDEITTEAQKDTAVFVASKTGKKGEKSLNPTQGMEGNIAKPDNGVDNRCEKSDPKQSDDEEEEDYGPKTGSQPSYISEGEEEEEEMGEGEQISKDKNAALEENHEHILSQTGLAYTDLKKSQFGKDEVGDMQLENEAFEVNGTKEPSHSLTKEPKETSHSNIGQGDALVPCIDLTEHDDGHQGTSLSQQSVESTPSVILCSNSSHHTDNQELPLSQGSSRSVVSCPLTPTLSDSQGSSDFDIDSTPGTHKPCASDLVTLHRQLAEGVTPTLKTAKKSIEF, from the exons ATGAGTTGTTTTGGAGGCCGCATGTCTGAGTATCGCTATTTGTCAATCGATAGATTTGATGGAGAGAATCTGGAGTCCTGGGCTTTCTTTCTTTCGCATGCACACAGAG ATCACATGGTTGGGTTGGATAATCCCGGCTTCCTGTCAAGATTAAAGGCCAG CTTGAAAACTCGACTTTACTGCTCAGACATCACCAAGGCCTTACTGCTGACAGAGAAACAGTTTAAACCGCTGGAACCGTATATT gaaactgtaacagttgatACACCCACAAGTTTAACAGTCACAGATGAAATTACTGGGAAG GAACACAGTCTGCTGGTGACCCTTCTACAGGCAGGCCACTGTCCTGGGTCTGTCAT GTTTCTGTTCGAGGGATCGGAGggtacagtactgtacacagGAGACTTCAGACTGCCTGTGGGGGGCGCAGCACAGTTTCAACATCTACATCAGGGGGACAG aCTTAAGAATATCCAGAGCCTGTATGTTGATACCACATTCCTGGTCCCAGAGGCAAAGTACATCCCCTCCAGG GAGGACTGCTGCACAGCACTGATCAATGTGGTGCAAAG CTGGATCAGCAGAGGTGCCCACTATGTGGTGAGGCTGAACTGTAAGGCCAAGTACGGCTACGAGTACCTCTTCATAGAACTCTGCAGGAGATTTGACATGAAG gtacatgtaaacaaCCCCAGTATCTATCAGGCCATTCCAGAAATCTTCCAGTGTTTGACCTCTGATCCGTCAGAGACACAGATCCATGCCTGCAGATGGCTG GAGAGGTACCAGAAGGGTCGGCACCCGCTGCCCTGTAagtaccgcccccctcccccacatgAGCTGGAGGTCATGAGTGTCACACCCTCCACCATGTGGTTCACAGCTTATGCAGGTCCAGGGGACGTCATCAG gaaaGGCTCCAGACATCATCACAGAGtctgtttttctttccattCTTCTTATACAGAG ATCCGAGACTTTGTGGGGTATATCCGACCAAAGACAGTCCATGCTAATGTAGCACCTGTGGGAACAACCTTAGAGGAGGCAGAGGACAG GTTACGAGACTTGACGAGAAGTGTCCAGCCAGAGTCAACGCTAGTTTCTTACCAGCCACTCGGGTCCCTCAGGTTACAGAGGGCAGCTCTCAAGAGAAAACAGCAAG AAGTTGTCCACAAGGATGATGAAAACTTGttcagtgatgatgatgacacaccTCCGCTGCAAAAGAGGAAAATCTTCATCTCCACCAAACCACAAATCCCTGTCGAAGCCAACACCAGCACTAATGGTGCTGATCCAATCTCAGTTACCAATGGTAAAGACGAAATAACCACTGAAGCTCAGAAAGACACAGCTGTGTTTGTTGCATCAAAGACTGGGAAGAAAGGGGAGAAGAGCTTAAATCCTACACAAGGGATGGAGGGCAATATTGCAAAGCCTGATAATGGAGTAGATAACAGATGTGAAAAATCAGATCCAAAACAGTCAGACGATGAAGAGGAAGAGGACTATGGACCTAAAACAGGCAGTCAGCCATCCTACATCAGTGagggagaggaggaggaggaagagatggGGGAAGGGGAGCAAATCAGCAAAGACAAGAATGCAGCTTTGGAAGAAAACCATGAGCATATCCTGAGCCAAACAGGCCTTGCTTACACTGATCTCAAGAAGTCTCAATTTGGGAAAGATGAAGTAGGAGATAtgcaattagaaaatgaagCATTTGAAGTAAATGGTACAAAAGAGCCCTCACATTCCCTCACAAAAGAGCCAAAAGAAACCTCACATTCCAATATTGGACAAGGTGATGCCCTGGTGCCCTGTATTGACCTGACAGAACATGATGATGGACACCAGGGCACGTCTTTATCACAGCAGAGTGTAGAAAGCACCCCAAGTGTTATCCTATGCTCCAATAGCTCACATCACACAGACAACCAGGAGTTACCCCTGTCACAAGGTAGTTCTCGCAGTGTGGTGTCCTGTCCACTCACCCCTACACTATCAGACTCCCAGGGGTCATCTGACTTTGACATAGACTCCACGCCGGGGACCCATAAGCCGTGTGCCTCTGATCTGGTGACTCTACACAGGCAGCTTGCTGAAGGGGTTACACCCACACTTAAGACTGCTAAGAAGTCTATAGAATTCTAA
- the LOC118416045 gene encoding protein artemis-like isoform X2 — translation MHFLLTLLDGAQKRFDGENLESWAFFLSHAHRDHMVGLDNPGFLSRLKASLKTRLYCSDITKALLLTEKQFKPLEPYIETVTVDTPTSLTVTDEITGKEHSLLVTLLQAGHCPGSVMFLFEGSEGTVLYTGDFRLPVGGAAQFQHLHQGDRLKNIQSLYVDTTFLVPEAKYIPSREDCCTALINVVQSWISRGAHYVVRLNCKAKYGYEYLFIELCRRFDMKVHVNNPSIYQAIPEIFQCLTSDPSETQIHACRWLERYQKGRHPLPCKYRPPPPHELEVMSVTPSTMWFTAYAGPGDVIRKGSRHHHRVCFSFHSSYTEIRDFVGYIRPKTVHANVAPVGTTLEEAEDRLRDLTRSVQPESTLVSYQPLGSLRLQRAALKRKQQEVVHKDDENLFSDDDDTPPLQKRKIFISTKPQIPVEANTSTNGADPISVTNGKDEITTEAQKDTAVFVASKTGKKGEKSLNPTQGMEGNIAKPDNGVDNRCEKSDPKQSDDEEEEDYGPKTGSQPSYISEGEEEEEEMGEGEQISKDKNAALEENHEHILSQTGLAYTDLKKSQFGKDEVGDMQLENEAFEVNGTKEPSHSLTKEPKETSHSNIGQGDALVPCIDLTEHDDGHQGTSLSQQSVESTPSVILCSNSSHHTDNQELPLSQGSSRSVVSCPLTPTLSDSQGSSDFDIDSTPGTHKPCASDLVTLHRQLAEGVTPTLKTAKKSIEF, via the exons ATGCACTTCCTTTTAACACTGCTAGATGGCGCGCAGAAGCG ATTTGATGGAGAGAATCTGGAGTCCTGGGCTTTCTTTCTTTCGCATGCACACAGAG ATCACATGGTTGGGTTGGATAATCCCGGCTTCCTGTCAAGATTAAAGGCCAG CTTGAAAACTCGACTTTACTGCTCAGACATCACCAAGGCCTTACTGCTGACAGAGAAACAGTTTAAACCGCTGGAACCGTATATT gaaactgtaacagttgatACACCCACAAGTTTAACAGTCACAGATGAAATTACTGGGAAG GAACACAGTCTGCTGGTGACCCTTCTACAGGCAGGCCACTGTCCTGGGTCTGTCAT GTTTCTGTTCGAGGGATCGGAGggtacagtactgtacacagGAGACTTCAGACTGCCTGTGGGGGGCGCAGCACAGTTTCAACATCTACATCAGGGGGACAG aCTTAAGAATATCCAGAGCCTGTATGTTGATACCACATTCCTGGTCCCAGAGGCAAAGTACATCCCCTCCAGG GAGGACTGCTGCACAGCACTGATCAATGTGGTGCAAAG CTGGATCAGCAGAGGTGCCCACTATGTGGTGAGGCTGAACTGTAAGGCCAAGTACGGCTACGAGTACCTCTTCATAGAACTCTGCAGGAGATTTGACATGAAG gtacatgtaaacaaCCCCAGTATCTATCAGGCCATTCCAGAAATCTTCCAGTGTTTGACCTCTGATCCGTCAGAGACACAGATCCATGCCTGCAGATGGCTG GAGAGGTACCAGAAGGGTCGGCACCCGCTGCCCTGTAagtaccgcccccctcccccacatgAGCTGGAGGTCATGAGTGTCACACCCTCCACCATGTGGTTCACAGCTTATGCAGGTCCAGGGGACGTCATCAG gaaaGGCTCCAGACATCATCACAGAGtctgtttttctttccattCTTCTTATACAGAG ATCCGAGACTTTGTGGGGTATATCCGACCAAAGACAGTCCATGCTAATGTAGCACCTGTGGGAACAACCTTAGAGGAGGCAGAGGACAG GTTACGAGACTTGACGAGAAGTGTCCAGCCAGAGTCAACGCTAGTTTCTTACCAGCCACTCGGGTCCCTCAGGTTACAGAGGGCAGCTCTCAAGAGAAAACAGCAAG AAGTTGTCCACAAGGATGATGAAAACTTGttcagtgatgatgatgacacaccTCCGCTGCAAAAGAGGAAAATCTTCATCTCCACCAAACCACAAATCCCTGTCGAAGCCAACACCAGCACTAATGGTGCTGATCCAATCTCAGTTACCAATGGTAAAGACGAAATAACCACTGAAGCTCAGAAAGACACAGCTGTGTTTGTTGCATCAAAGACTGGGAAGAAAGGGGAGAAGAGCTTAAATCCTACACAAGGGATGGAGGGCAATATTGCAAAGCCTGATAATGGAGTAGATAACAGATGTGAAAAATCAGATCCAAAACAGTCAGACGATGAAGAGGAAGAGGACTATGGACCTAAAACAGGCAGTCAGCCATCCTACATCAGTGagggagaggaggaggaggaagagatggGGGAAGGGGAGCAAATCAGCAAAGACAAGAATGCAGCTTTGGAAGAAAACCATGAGCATATCCTGAGCCAAACAGGCCTTGCTTACACTGATCTCAAGAAGTCTCAATTTGGGAAAGATGAAGTAGGAGATAtgcaattagaaaatgaagCATTTGAAGTAAATGGTACAAAAGAGCCCTCACATTCCCTCACAAAAGAGCCAAAAGAAACCTCACATTCCAATATTGGACAAGGTGATGCCCTGGTGCCCTGTATTGACCTGACAGAACATGATGATGGACACCAGGGCACGTCTTTATCACAGCAGAGTGTAGAAAGCACCCCAAGTGTTATCCTATGCTCCAATAGCTCACATCACACAGACAACCAGGAGTTACCCCTGTCACAAGGTAGTTCTCGCAGTGTGGTGTCCTGTCCACTCACCCCTACACTATCAGACTCCCAGGGGTCATCTGACTTTGACATAGACTCCACGCCGGGGACCCATAAGCCGTGTGCCTCTGATCTGGTGACTCTACACAGGCAGCTTGCTGAAGGGGTTACACCCACACTTAAGACTGCTAAGAAGTCTATAGAATTCTAA